Proteins found in one Arthrobacter pascens genomic segment:
- a CDS encoding PDR/VanB family oxidoreductase, giving the protein MAASNIEIWQLGTVVEATNIATDIQRVVLEPSKPRKAEPGSHIDVMVRIDGHQERRSYSVVESSDDGMRLVISVLKAPVSRGGSVFVHSLKPGDELEMTQPLQNFPLRVGAERYILLAGGIGITAMINMARVLKNLRAEYTFVYAGRSRTAMAYLPELQEIHGGNLVVHVDDEGTSLDVNTLVAQATEGTELYMCGPIRLMDAVRRVWTERELSFPNLRYETFGNSGWYDPEEFVVRVPGLNLEVKVGQGRSMLEALEDAGADMMFDCRKGECGLCEVRILQLEGSVDHRDVFYSTRQKSAAERMTCCVSRAVTSKSGLMADTAANGPAVVTIEVS; this is encoded by the coding sequence ATGGCAGCATCCAACATTGAGATCTGGCAACTGGGAACAGTTGTTGAGGCAACCAACATCGCCACCGACATCCAGCGCGTAGTGCTGGAACCGTCCAAGCCCAGGAAAGCCGAGCCGGGCTCGCATATCGACGTGATGGTCCGGATTGACGGGCACCAGGAGAGGCGCTCCTACTCGGTTGTCGAGTCCAGCGACGACGGCATGCGGCTGGTCATCAGCGTCCTGAAGGCGCCGGTCTCGCGCGGCGGTTCCGTGTTTGTCCATTCATTGAAGCCGGGCGACGAACTCGAAATGACCCAGCCCCTCCAGAACTTCCCGCTTCGAGTCGGTGCGGAGCGGTACATCCTGCTGGCCGGCGGCATTGGCATTACCGCCATGATCAACATGGCCAGGGTCCTGAAGAACCTCAGGGCCGAGTACACGTTCGTCTACGCCGGCCGCAGCCGCACAGCCATGGCCTACCTGCCGGAGCTGCAGGAGATCCATGGCGGGAACCTGGTGGTCCATGTCGACGACGAAGGTACGTCCTTGGACGTCAACACCTTGGTAGCCCAGGCAACCGAGGGCACCGAACTGTACATGTGCGGCCCCATCCGCCTCATGGATGCTGTCCGCCGGGTGTGGACAGAGCGCGAGTTGAGCTTCCCCAACCTTCGCTACGAAACCTTCGGCAACAGTGGCTGGTACGACCCCGAAGAGTTTGTCGTCAGGGTCCCCGGCCTGAATCTTGAAGTGAAAGTCGGCCAGGGCAGGTCCATGCTGGAAGCACTCGAAGACGCCGGCGCCGACATGATGTTCGACTGCCGCAAAGGCGAATGCGGCCTCTGCGAAGTTCGGATCCTCCAGCTCGAAGGCAGCGTTGACCACCGCGACGTGTTTTACAGCACCCGCCAGAAGAGTGCCGCGGAAAGAATGACGTGCTGCGTCTCGCGGGCAGTCACCTCGAAGTCAGGGCTGATGGCTGACACGGCTGCCAACGGCCCGGCAGTGGTCACCATCGAAGTGTCCTGA